One Thomasclavelia spiroformis DSM 1552 DNA window includes the following coding sequences:
- the purH gene encoding bifunctional phosphoribosylaminoimidazolecarboxamide formyltransferase/IMP cyclohydrolase, producing the protein MKRALVSVTNKDGIVDFCKGLVELGFEIVSTGGTMAKLQEANIPCIAIDDVTGFPEILDGRVKTLHPKVHGGLLFRRDVPEHVETVKEMDIKPIDLVCVNLYEFEKALKAGKPMEDMIENIDIGGPSMIRSAAKNFKDVLIVTDPKDYDATLTAIKDNQDDYDFRLNLAYKAFSTTGAYDAMISRYFAGVVGDDFPDVLNISLKKTEHLRYGENSQQRANAYVDPFVQHSLLDYEQLHGKEISFNNVNDLYGAVAVVREFNDQIVTAAIKHSTPCGVAIGKDGYDSYMKAYNADPQSIFGGIVAVNYKIDKKTAEEMHKIFLEIVAAPDFDEDALEILKKKKNLRILKLKNLDVREAKYDIKYLEGKVLVQDINTKMIKEMNYVTEAKPTKEQINDMEFGMRVVKFVKSNAICIVKDGVTLAVGGGQTSRVWALENAIHNNPDKDFNGAVLASDAFFPFSDCAEVAYNAGIGAIVQPGGSIRDQDSIDFCNEKGIPMVFTGYRHFRH; encoded by the coding sequence ATGAAAAGAGCATTAGTTAGTGTTACTAATAAAGATGGTATCGTTGATTTTTGTAAGGGTTTAGTGGAATTAGGATTTGAAATTGTTTCTACTGGAGGAACAATGGCAAAATTACAAGAAGCAAATATTCCATGTATTGCAATTGATGATGTAACAGGATTTCCAGAAATTTTAGATGGACGTGTTAAAACATTACATCCTAAAGTTCATGGGGGATTATTGTTCCGTCGCGATGTTCCTGAACATGTTGAAACAGTTAAAGAGATGGATATTAAGCCAATTGATTTAGTTTGTGTTAATTTATATGAATTTGAAAAAGCTTTAAAAGCTGGTAAACCAATGGAAGATATGATTGAAAATATTGATATTGGCGGTCCTTCAATGATTCGTTCAGCAGCTAAGAATTTTAAAGATGTTTTAATTGTTACTGATCCTAAGGATTATGATGCTACTTTAACAGCAATTAAAGATAATCAAGATGACTATGATTTTAGATTAAATCTTGCATATAAAGCCTTTTCAACTACGGGAGCATATGATGCGATGATTTCACGTTATTTTGCTGGTGTTGTTGGAGATGATTTCCCTGATGTATTAAATATTAGCTTGAAAAAAACTGAACATTTACGTTATGGTGAAAATTCGCAACAAAGAGCTAATGCTTATGTTGACCCATTTGTTCAACATAGTTTATTGGATTATGAACAATTACATGGTAAAGAAATTTCATTTAACAATGTAAATGATTTATATGGGGCAGTAGCAGTAGTTCGTGAATTTAATGATCAAATTGTTACAGCAGCAATCAAGCATTCAACACCTTGTGGGGTTGCAATTGGTAAAGATGGTTATGATTCATATATGAAAGCTTATAATGCTGATCCTCAAAGTATTTTTGGTGGAATTGTTGCAGTTAACTATAAAATTGATAAAAAAACTGCTGAAGAAATGCATAAGATTTTCTTAGAAATCGTAGCTGCTCCTGACTTTGATGAGGATGCTTTAGAAATATTAAAGAAAAAGAAAAATTTACGTATTTTAAAACTTAAAAACTTAGATGTAAGAGAAGCAAAATATGATATTAAGTATTTAGAAGGTAAAGTCTTAGTTCAAGATATTAATACTAAAATGATTAAAGAAATGAATTATGTAACTGAAGCCAAGCCAACAAAAGAACAAATTAATGATATGGAATTTGGAATGCGTGTAGTTAAATTTGTTAAATCTAATGCTATTTGTATTGTTAAAGATGGTGTTACTTTAGCAGTTGGTGGTGGACAAACTTCTCGTGTATGGGCATTAGAAAATGCTATTCATAACAACCCAGATAAAGATTTTAATGGGGCTGTACTTGCAAGTGATGCATTCTTCCCATTTAGTGATTGTGCTGAGGTTGCTTATAATGCGGGAATTGGTGCAATTGTACAACCTGGTGGATCAATTCGTGATCAAGATTCCATTGATTTCTGCAATGAAAAAGGAATTCCAATGGTATTTACAGGATATAGACATTTTAGACATTAA
- the purN gene encoding phosphoribosylglycinamide formyltransferase: protein MLKIAVFVSGGGTDLQSVIDAIEANQINGKIVLVISNRKDAYGLERAKKAGIETAVVKKDDELIVKMLKEREVDLVVLAGYLAILSDVLIDAYPNKIINIHPSLIPSFCGPGYYGMHVHEAVLKRGVKVTGATVHFVSSEVDGGPIILQEACNIDDLDNPEDIQARVLEIEHRILPKAVALYCNGKIVVENERAKVK from the coding sequence ATGTTAAAAATTGCCGTCTTTGTTTCTGGCGGTGGAACTGATTTACAGTCAGTTATCGATGCTATTGAAGCTAATCAAATTAATGGTAAGATTGTTTTAGTTATTTCTAATCGTAAAGATGCTTATGGATTAGAACGTGCTAAAAAAGCTGGAATTGAAACAGCAGTGGTAAAAAAAGATGATGAATTGATTGTTAAAATGCTAAAAGAACGTGAAGTTGATTTAGTTGTTTTAGCAGGCTATTTAGCGATTTTAAGTGATGTCTTGATCGATGCGTATCCAAATAAAATAATTAATATTCACCCATCACTTATTCCTTCTTTTTGTGGACCGGGATATTATGGAATGCATGTACATGAAGCAGTATTAAAACGTGGTGTTAAAGTAACTGGAGCAACTGTTCATTTTGTCAGCAGTGAAGTAGACGGGGGTCCAATTATTTTACAAGAAGCATGTAATATTGATGATTTAGATAACCCTGAAGATATTCAGGCAAGAGTTTTAGAAATTGAACATCGAATTTTGCCTAAAGCTGTTGCTTTATATTGTAATGGTAAAATTGTTGTTGAAAATGAAAGGGCTAAGGTGAAATAA
- the purM gene encoding phosphoribosylformylglycinamidine cyclo-ligase, whose amino-acid sequence MDYKKAGVDIEAGYKSVELMKKHVKETLRPEVLGGLGGFAGAFDLSAIKNMDEPVLLSGTDGCGTKVKLAFIMDKHDTIGIDAVAMCVNDIACSGGEPLFFLDYIACGKNYPEKIATIVSGVAEGCKQSGCALVGGETAEHPGLMPEDDYDLAGFAVGVVDKKDIINGESIKPGDVLVGIASSGVHSNGFSLVRQVFEMTKESLDTYYDELGKTLGEALLMPTRIYVKALKNVKDAGVVIKGCSHITGGGFDENIPRMLPEGIKAIINKDSYTVPAIFDLIAKNGNISEDMMYNTFNMGLGMVIALDPKDVDKAIVAIKEAGDECYIVGHVEAGDKGVKLC is encoded by the coding sequence ATGGATTATAAAAAGGCTGGAGTAGATATTGAAGCTGGCTATAAATCAGTTGAATTAATGAAAAAACATGTTAAAGAAACTTTAAGACCAGAAGTTTTAGGGGGACTTGGCGGATTTGCTGGAGCATTTGATTTAAGTGCAATCAAAAATATGGATGAACCAGTTCTTTTATCAGGAACTGATGGTTGTGGAACAAAAGTGAAACTTGCTTTTATTATGGATAAGCATGATACAATTGGAATTGATGCTGTAGCAATGTGTGTTAATGATATTGCTTGTTCTGGAGGAGAACCATTATTTTTCTTAGATTATATTGCTTGTGGTAAAAATTATCCTGAAAAAATTGCAACAATTGTAAGTGGGGTAGCTGAAGGTTGTAAGCAATCAGGATGTGCTTTAGTTGGTGGTGAAACAGCTGAACATCCAGGACTTATGCCAGAGGATGACTATGATTTAGCTGGTTTTGCAGTAGGTGTAGTTGATAAAAAAGATATTATTAATGGTGAAAGTATTAAACCTGGAGATGTTTTAGTAGGAATTGCTTCAAGTGGAGTCCATAGTAATGGTTTTTCACTTGTACGTCAGGTTTTTGAAATGACTAAAGAATCTTTAGATACATATTATGATGAACTTGGTAAGACATTAGGTGAAGCTTTATTGATGCCAACTAGAATTTATGTAAAAGCACTTAAAAATGTTAAAGATGCTGGTGTTGTTATAAAAGGATGTAGCCATATTACTGGTGGTGGTTTTGATGAAAATATTCCTAGAATGTTACCTGAAGGAATAAAAGCGATAATTAATAAAGATAGTTATACAGTTCCTGCAATTTTTGATTTGATTGCTAAAAATGGTAATATCAGTGAAGATATGATGTATAATACTTTTAATATGGGATTAGGTATGGTTATTGCTCTTGATCCAAAAGATGTTGACAAAGCAATAGTAGCGATTAAAGAAGCTGGCGATGAATGTTATATTGTAGGTCATGTTGAAGCAGGCGATAAAGGGGTAAAATTATGTTAA
- the purC gene encoding phosphoribosylaminoimidazolesuccinocarboxamide synthase, with protein MAELLYEGKAKQVYLTEKEDEYLIHYKDDATAGNGVKHDQFEGKGVLNNTISCIIFDMLEEAGIKTHMIKKLNDRDILVKKVDIFPLEVIIRNITTGSFCKRLGAPEGIVLDEPIFEISYKNDDYGDPLINEDHAVALKLCTRDEYNFIKQETLKINELLKEFFLSLNLKLVDFKIEFGKTPDGEILLADEISPDSCRLWDVETNQKYDKDVFRQDIGDLIETYKAVLARMQK; from the coding sequence ATGGCAGAATTATTATATGAAGGAAAAGCAAAACAAGTTTATTTAACTGAAAAGGAAGATGAATATTTAATTCATTATAAAGATGATGCAACTGCAGGTAATGGAGTTAAACATGACCAATTTGAAGGTAAAGGAGTTTTAAATAATACAATTTCTTGCATTATTTTTGATATGTTGGAAGAAGCTGGAATTAAAACTCATATGATCAAAAAATTAAATGATCGTGATATTTTAGTTAAAAAAGTTGATATTTTCCCATTAGAGGTAATTATTAGAAATATTACTACAGGATCTTTTTGCAAAAGATTAGGAGCACCTGAAGGAATTGTTTTAGATGAACCAATTTTTGAAATTAGTTATAAAAATGATGATTATGGTGATCCATTAATCAATGAAGATCATGCTGTTGCTTTAAAATTATGTACAAGAGATGAATATAATTTTATTAAACAAGAAACTTTAAAGATTAATGAATTATTAAAAGAATTTTTCTTGAGTTTAAATTTAAAATTAGTTGATTTCAAGATTGAATTTGGAAAAACTCCTGATGGCGAAATTTTATTAGCTGATGAAATTTCTCCCGATTCTTGCCGTTTATGGGATGTAGAAACTAATCAAAAATATGATAAAGATGTATTTAGACAAGATATCGGTGATCTAATCGAAACTTATAAAGCAGTACTTGCAAGAATGCAAAAATAA
- the purE gene encoding 5-(carboxyamino)imidazole ribonucleotide mutase, whose amino-acid sequence MKVAIIMGSTSDLSKVEPAISILKDYGVEVNVRCLSAHRAHLGLSSFIKETETDGTEVIITAAGMAAALPGVVASQTVLPVIGVPISGSTLDGMDALLSIVQMPSGIPVATVAINGSKNAAYLALQIMAIKHDDIKEKLVAYRKEMEAQAMEANVEVMEKYK is encoded by the coding sequence ATGAAAGTAGCAATCATTATGGGTTCAACTAGTGATTTAAGTAAAGTAGAACCAGCAATCAGTATTTTAAAAGATTATGGGGTTGAGGTAAATGTTAGATGTCTTTCAGCTCATCGTGCTCATCTTGGTTTAAGTAGTTTTATTAAAGAAACAGAAACAGATGGTACAGAAGTTATTATTACAGCTGCAGGAATGGCAGCAGCTTTACCAGGTGTAGTTGCTTCACAAACAGTTTTACCAGTTATTGGAGTGCCAATTAGTGGTTCAACATTAGATGGTATGGATGCTTTATTATCAATTGTTCAAATGCCTTCAGGGATACCTGTTGCAACAGTAGCAATCAATGGTAGTAAAAATGCAGCATATTTAGCTTTACAGATTATGGCAATTAAACATGATGATATTAAAGAAAAATTAGTTGCTTATCGTAAAGAAATGGAAGCTCAAGCAATGGAAGCAAATGTTGAAGTAATGGAAAAATATAAATAA
- a CDS encoding formate--tetrahydrofolate ligase, translating into MLSDVEIAQSAKMKPISEIAKKVGLQEDDLELYGKYKAKISLSAINRLENNPDGKLILVTAINPTPAGEGKTTTMIGLSQALNKLGKKSVVAMREPSLGPCFGIKGGAAGGGYAQVVPMEDINLHFTGDIHAITAANNLIAAMLDNSIHQGNPLNIDVRNIVWKRVVDLNDRALRNIICGLGGKVNGVPREDGFDISVASEVMAILCLATSLDDLKERAGRMIVAYDYDGNPVTVNDIEATGAVTLLLKDAIKPNLVQTLDHTPVFVHGGPFANIAHGCNSVMATKLAIKLGDYAITEAGFGADLGAEKFLDIKSRQADLDPQAVVIVATVRALKMHGGVDKKELANENLEALAKGVENLEKHIENIKKYNLPSVVAINVFPTDSEAELQLLKDTCNKMGVDVAISEVFAKGGDGGIELAQKLLEVLETKEANYKPLYDLDLSIKEKIEVIAKEIYGASGVAFDKKVITKMKKYEVQGLGKLPICVAKTQYSLSDQPTLLGRPSGFTIKINDLIPSAGAGFLVAISGSIMRMPGLPKRPAAVNMDIDKDGKITGLF; encoded by the coding sequence ATGTTAAGTGATGTTGAAATTGCACAAAGTGCTAAAATGAAACCAATTAGTGAAATTGCTAAAAAAGTTGGTTTACAAGAAGATGATTTAGAATTATATGGTAAGTATAAAGCTAAAATTTCTTTGTCAGCAATTAATCGTTTAGAAAACAATCCTGATGGAAAATTGATTCTTGTAACAGCGATTAACCCAACACCTGCTGGGGAAGGAAAAACTACAACAATGATTGGGTTGTCACAAGCTTTAAATAAACTAGGGAAAAAATCAGTAGTAGCTATGAGGGAACCTTCTTTAGGTCCATGTTTTGGAATCAAAGGTGGAGCAGCTGGTGGAGGATATGCTCAAGTAGTACCGATGGAAGATATTAATCTACACTTTACTGGAGATATCCATGCTATCACTGCTGCTAATAATTTAATTGCAGCAATGCTTGATAATTCGATTCATCAAGGGAATCCGTTAAATATTGATGTCCGTAATATTGTTTGGAAAAGAGTTGTTGATTTAAATGATCGTGCTTTACGCAATATTATTTGTGGCTTAGGTGGTAAAGTAAATGGTGTACCTCGTGAAGATGGTTTTGACATATCAGTAGCAAGTGAAGTAATGGCTATTCTTTGTTTAGCGACAAGTTTAGATGATTTAAAAGAACGTGCTGGAAGAATGATCGTTGCTTATGATTATGATGGTAATCCAGTTACTGTTAATGATATTGAAGCAACAGGTGCAGTTACACTGCTATTAAAAGACGCAATCAAACCAAACTTAGTCCAAACATTGGATCATACGCCAGTCTTTGTTCATGGTGGTCCATTTGCAAACATTGCTCATGGATGTAATTCAGTTATGGCAACTAAATTAGCAATCAAATTAGGTGATTATGCAATTACTGAAGCAGGTTTTGGTGCTGATTTAGGTGCTGAGAAATTTTTAGATATTAAAAGTCGCCAAGCTGATCTTGATCCTCAAGCAGTAGTAATTGTTGCTACAGTAAGAGCATTAAAGATGCATGGTGGTGTTGATAAAAAAGAATTAGCTAATGAAAATTTAGAAGCATTGGCTAAAGGTGTAGAAAATTTAGAAAAACATATTGAAAATATTAAAAAATATAATTTACCATCTGTAGTAGCTATCAATGTTTTTCCAACTGATAGTGAAGCTGAGTTACAACTTTTAAAAGATACTTGTAATAAAATGGGAGTTGATGTTGCAATTTCTGAAGTTTTTGCTAAAGGTGGCGATGGTGGAATTGAATTGGCTCAAAAATTATTAGAAGTACTAGAAACTAAAGAAGCTAATTATAAACCACTATATGATTTAGATTTATCAATCAAAGAAAAAATTGAAGTTATTGCAAAAGAAATATATGGAGCTAGTGGCGTTGCTTTTGATAAAAAAGTAATTACAAAAATGAAAAAATACGAAGTTCAAGGATTAGGAAAATTACCAATATGTGTGGCTAAAACACAATATTCTTTATCTGATCAGCCAACATTATTAGGCCGTCCTAGTGGGTTTACAATCAAGATCAATGATCTTATTCCATCAGCTGGAGCAGGATTTTTGGTAGCAATTTCTGGTAGTATTATGAGAATGCCAGGACTTCCAAAACGTCCAGCAGCTGTCAATATGGATATTGATAAAGATGGTAAAATTACGGGATTATTTTAA
- a CDS encoding GNAT family N-acetyltransferase, with amino-acid sequence MIKEIINKLDYDKLLTQSDPNINLVRDYLEHGSLYGYFVNNEPVSFIAVEIIDGNVEIKNILTLIEHRGNGYAKALIKFVEKTYSNYDTFLLSTANSSFENITFYTRLGYVYSHRIENFFLDYYPKEIFENQMQAIDLMYFKKSIKNIN; translated from the coding sequence GTGATTAAAGAAATAATAAACAAATTAGATTACGATAAGTTATTAACTCAAAGTGATCCAAATATTAATTTAGTTAGAGATTATCTAGAACATGGTAGTTTATATGGTTATTTTGTTAATAACGAACCAGTATCATTTATTGCTGTTGAAATAATTGATGGTAATGTAGAAATTAAAAATATTTTAACATTAATAGAACATCGTGGTAATGGATATGCAAAAGCGCTAATAAAATTCGTTGAAAAAACATATAGTAATTATGATACCTTTTTATTATCAACAGCAAATTCAAGTTTTGAAAACATTACTTTTTATACCCGTCTAGGTTATGTATATAGCCACCGTATTGAAAATTTCTTTTTGGATTATTATCCAAAAGAAATATTTGAAAATCAAATGCAGGCAATTGACCTAATGTACTTTAAAAAAAGCATTAAAAATATAAATTAG